actgCACCCGACTTCAGACTgctccacctccagccccagaTCCACCGTtctagctccagctccactctgcctcagcactgatgctgctgctctgcctccaacccctctggctctgtggctgcagccctgctcctagcacagggtctgctctgtgggctgcttctgtgactctgctcccaactctgacctgcttcctggggtgcttttctggcccctctgactGGCACAGCTCTGTTCCCTAGCTCAGCTTGGGCCCTTGCTTTCTCCATAACTTGGCCCCACTTTGTCTGatccaggcaattccagctcatgTTGAGGACGGGACCCACCTTAGCCttctgactccctgattagcctgcccgctcTGTCattcaggctgacctggagcattggcctttcCCCattcttttagtgctgggaggTAGCTAACCTAAACACTTCCACTGAATATTAGTAAGGGGACCCTTACATCAGGTTGAGGCACATTAGTAGAGCAGagaggggaagcttgcactgtatGTGTCCTGTGATACATGGTGGACTTCAGTATCCATTCCAGGGCTGTCAATTCAGCAACTGCTAGGAGTACTAAATTAGCACATGTTGTGGACGTGCTGCTAGTGACTTGAAAATCTCAACCTCTCACTTTAAGCAGGACTAAATCCCTCTGCATTACAGTTCAATTACTGAATTGTATAAATAGCTTCCTTTaagcaacacaaatataaatattctGTACTCTGAATTCTGGAATACTTCTATGTGTGTGTAAAAGGTCCGATTTGCAAGGTGGTGAATGCTCTTGGCTCTGCAGGATTAGGCCTTCAGTGAGTATTTTGTAGGTAGAAGAAGAGGTATTCTTATTGCCTTCTTAGCCAGTAAAATACATTATTATGTTATGTAGGTCttgggagtcagaactcctggggtCTATTCCGGATTCTGCCATCGACTTCTGTGTGGCATTGGATATGCCCCTTAAGCCTGATTTCTACAAGTGCAGAGAACGTCTCAATTTAGGTCACTAAATGGGAGATATAGTACTCACTTGAAGactgttagggctggtctacactagggggggaaatcgatctaagatatgcaacttcagctacgtaaattGTGTAGCTGAAGtaaaagtatcttagatcgagttacctaccatcctcacggcgtgggatcgatgtccacggctccccctttgactccgctaccgctgtttgcgttggtggagttctggagtcgacagaagctcgttcagggatcgatatattgcgtctagatgagatgctatatatcgatccccgagaaatcgattgctacctgccgatacagccagtagtgaagacgtaccctaaaTCTCTATATGCCTCAGCTTctctatctgcaaaatgggactAGTGTTACCCTATCTCTGAGGTGTTGTGAGGTTCAATAATGATTGAAATGCTCTGAGTTACACAGATGAAAGTGCACattatttatatgtatgtatttagTTCTCAAGGCATATCTGCAGGATTTGTAACTTCCTTGTTGTTCAGGGCCAGACTAGTCAATCAGCCAAGGAAGAATATTAAAAGCCATCGGCTTGAAATCAGGAATAGGTCCCTTCAGATGATGGAGCAGAAATTTCCCTCCAAGCAGTACAACCAACCATGTAAAGAAAGGATCCTGAATCTCTTCAACATGCTACCCTCATGTAGGAACAAACTTAGGCCTTGCGCTTTCAAATCCCCATAGGGTTATATGCAAAAGAATCTGTCTGCTAACCCTCAAGAGAGAGGATCTTGTGTTGTTGAACTCTCCACCTCCCAGTCCACTTTGCACCTCACTATAGTACTATATACatatcttttctttaaaacaaaaagaggtTTGAATGCAGAGCCCCAGCCTGTGTGAACATCTCCTTCTGTGACTTAATAGAACTCTGCCTAATCAGGTGTTACATGGACTGTGGAACTATGCAAAGagctaactggaaaaaaatatgccAGAGTTGGATTGCCCCAGAGACTGATAGCTTAGTTTGAGTCCTCCTTTTTATTAGGAATAAAGAGTCTGATTCTCTACTTTTCTTTTACCTTGTGTAGTTATTTATAGCTGTGAAAATGGGAAGTAAAATCCTACCAttcactttgcactgatgtaaatgactcAAGATgcaaggcactggagaatcaTGCCCAGGATAAGTGAAAGGGATACCTGGCTTTAGCTAGAATATGTATATATGTTAATGCTGCTTCTGTAGCACCTAGATGTATAATACACTGGCATGGTCTGTCTgtctccctgcttccctccctctcaaTCCACCAGAGGGCAATAGGAAAAACGCATTCATATTTGATTATACTAGTAGCCTGCTGCCTACAGATAAAGGAAGTCTTATTCCGCaaaagtggtggcagatgactgttgggtgggttttttttttggtgctgagGTCCTGGGTTCTAGTGTCATTGAACAAACACCTGTATGTTTGCAGCCACTATATATTAAGTGCTAATATTAGGCATTAGGTTGTTACAGGCTTCAactatattaagggctgttataaaggtgatcagttgttctccatgtcctcagaaggtaggacaagaagtaatagtcttaacctaaatcacccttgttgcagattaatattaggaaaaacttcctaactgtaaagattgttaatcactggaacaagcttccaagggaggttatggaacctctcactggagatttttaagaacgggttggacaaacacctgtcagggatggtctaggtttacttgatcctgtctcagcacaggaaggctggactcgatgacttgttgttgtcccttccagccctatgtttctatatTTTGAGTGGGAGGGCTCTATTACACCAGTTGGAATTTGTTCCTTTGTTCTGCGGACTTTTCACATTTGATGACACGTCCTGTTACCGAAAGAGCAACACAAATCCACATACATCAGCTTCTGGTGGGTGAAATAAACAACAAAACCTTATGATGTATGAAATTAAAAGTGTGTCTTTCATGGACCTAATTATGTGTCAcataataaatgaaaacattaaagTAAATTAAAGGTATTCATGTTAAATTACTCTGCGTGCATATGATTTATGAGCATTGTAAGCATGCCAGTTTTTTAAGAGAAGAGGATGTTTTTGGCTGCTTTTTTATTTAGCAGATACTTCTACTCAAGTGAAGCCTAAAAAACATTTTCGACTTCAGCATTTTAATTGTCAgttacataaacatattctcAGCTTATTGTAGTTCAGGGAACAATTGTTTCTTATGAACATATTTAGTATGATCAATATTTTTTTACTACCCTCTGCTTTAATATTGTGTAAGGCCATTTGTCTTGTTAAATCTAAAACCAAATATCAAACCTCTTAATCACTCAGAATCCCAGCAATTATACTTTGTAGTAAACTTTTCCCTCACTGAAGGTTTTGTCTTTTCTGAAGTCTACCAAGGCTTATTTTATGATCCTTTTGTGAATATGAACTTTCATCTTTTATTAATATGATacacaatttttcatttctatagtgctgcttgtCTGAGGATTTCAAGTAACTACAAGTATTAAGTCCTAGGGACACATCTGTGAGACAGGGAATAAACTATTTAGTTTCCTTACCGGTAAGCAACAGAATAACAATGATAAAGTTTGATGTCCAATTCTTCAGCATTTACTCATGTGAACAGGTGTTGATTTTAATGAGACTATTCACATAAGTGTTATAGGAACAAGCTGTTTTGCACAGCATGCTATGTACTGGTTGGTTGGTGCCATCCAcaccagcagtggctgcattccAGTATTTCTGTACAACGAGATTAGCTGTTAAACAATAAGCCCATCTCAACCTTAACGCTTTGGGAGTCTAAAAGGCATAGCACCTTGTGCATGTACAATCTTCTTTATTAATACCAGCAACTGTTGTCTGATCCAAAATCTCCAGCCTTTTCAGATACAGAACTGCTGCTGACTTTTGATAAGCTGCTGGATCAGGGATTTCTTGTTATAAATAGACTGGATAATTACAGATGGATTAGACACTTATCTTTGAACAAATACTGACTCATCCTTCTCTGCTGGTGTCTTTCCTACTCATTCACTATCTTAAGTTACTTCCCTCTTTAGTTAGATACAGGGAGAAGTATGTGGACATTAAGCTTGAATCACAAAGTGtaaattcctttttaaatagTACATCACTTACTGTGATTCCTAGAGAAATATGAAAGTGGatatattcactgctttgcatgCTTGAAAGTATGAGATGGTGGAATAGGGCATTGCTGTCTTCTGGGCcttttcacaatctgctttgggaTTGGTCTGTGTGTTCCATTGTAGGTGGCCGGTGtagcattaatttattttttagctTCTGTGTGCTGTGAATTGGCTGTAGCTGACAGATTTGATTGGCTGTGGGGAAAGCTGGCTAGAGATCGTGTCTTACATAGATAGCAGTGAACTGGTCAGATAAGCATTTAACAGTACTCTCCAACCTAGATAGCCATTCAGGTCAGCTGCCTATTTTTCAGCGTTTCTCTGGATAAAAGCCAAGTGGTTCAGAAGTGATAAACAGAACTCTGCCTTGTGGAACGGAAATGCGGCACTGGAAATGATTCTCCCCTTTTCCTCATTTACTATTGGGCTCACAATACCAGAGTCCAGGAAACGCATCTTCCTGAAGCAACCCTTTTGCAAACTGTATAGTATGTTGATAATTTTTTATCTACAGTGCTCCTTATTCAGCATGCTCTCTTCTACAGGCTCAAAATAGAAGCTACCCTATTTGTCCCTGGGTCATTCCTGTGTGTGTTCTAACAAACAAAATGCTGCAAAGGTGAGGTGCACTAGTTGAGAGTAACAGGTAAGCTTCCCAGTTATGCATGGGACTACATGATAGTTCAATCTAGTAAAACTTCCCTCTCCCTTAACTGCATGTAGATTGGTATGTAAGGAGCCATGTTCcacatcaggggtgggcaaactttttggcctgagggctgcatcgggtttcagaaattgtatggaggggcagttaggggaggctgtgcctccccaaacagccaggcatggcccagcccctgctccctataccccctgcttcttgccccctgacacctaccctgggactcctgccccatccaacccccccattccctgatgaCCCCCcctaacccctgccccatccacacacccctcactccctgtcccctgaccacccccggaacccccatccaaccccctctccttcctgactgccccctggaacccctgcacccattcaacccctctgttccccgccctctgattgctctgccccctatccacacccccaccccctgagcaccaccccaaactcccctcccctctatccaacccctcctgctccctgcccccttaccgcgctgcctggagcactggtggctggcggcatGGCTGtgactggagccagccacacctccgcgcagcacagagcatcgGATCAGGCTATGGccatggctctgcagctgcactgtccggccgcccagagcattgtgccagcggctgtggcccatgggccatagcttgcccacctctgttctacaTTCCATTTCACCCATTCTTCGTAGTGGGGTTTCACAGGGCAGAATGTAACCATTTTTgtacaaaaatacatatttacctTTCCATGTACAAAAGGCAATTATGTGCTTCAGTCTGAATAATTTATGTTTTAGATGAAGCGAATCAAGACAATCGGGAAGTCTCCATGAGAGAATACTTCCTCTGCAATGGGCTGCATTAACACTCcctcacaaaatggcagctgaattTTAAGGTGCCGAGAAAACAGTCCTTGAGCTACATAAGCATAATACTGGTGTCTGTTTCCTTGAGATTCTCTCTTGTAGAGGTAACGTCTATGTGCCCGATTTAACGACAGCCAAATTCTAATATTGGATTTGTGTGTGCAGTTCTCACTGAAATGTGCACATGGATCTggagacagaatctggccctggttTTTCACCTGAGAATGATCAAGCCTCTATAAGTCATGGAACATCCTGACTGGGTAGATAAGGACACCTTTGATTGTAGTCCTCTCATTGCAGCTGGAAGATTTAACATCAAACAGTATGTTGCACTAGGAAAAGCAGTGAAGAATGCAATATAGAATTGAAAAATCAGGGGGAAGTTAGCTGTGTGGAAGGTGACTGACACTgttgaaatttggccaggacaccaggatTAGCATGCACCTACTTTAGAAATGTGCTGCCAAAATTGTGAGGAGGCTTCCTAAAACTTCACTGCTGTGGTTTTTCTTTTGCTCCCCTCCACcacattttcccctctctcccaccataAAGCACCTTGCTTTCCCTACCTTCAGTTTAAGTCTCTGGGCCATTGGATAGTCACTCACACTCACTATGCTTCTCTCTCCCCTAGCAAGAAACCACCAGCACCTCTTAGACACTCCTCTCAGCAGCTTGTGTACCTTGTGTGCTCTTCCTTGAGTTAGAATTGGTGGCAGATGGAGGGGATGTCATCGTATGGCCTCTGGATCTGATGATTGAGTGGGGAGTGGCTACTCTTTGGCAGGGGAGGAGCAGGTCACTTTTTTGATTTTTTATGGGAAGGGGTTTGGATGGACAGTAGGTAACTTGTGGCCTGAGGGGTTGGAGTTtgagtcccttctgacctgaaggAGGGCAGCTGGGTAAAAAGAGGATCTCCTGTGGCCTGGAGGGGTAGATCCTATGCCTCTCAGGGGAGATGTGCTATGTCCCCTGAGGCCTGTGTTCAGGAGTCAGGTAAGAAATAGGCTTCCTGAGTCCTGGGAGATGAAGTAGTTGGTTGAGGACTGGTCCCCTTCaggcctggggagggaggaaagtcaGTTAATCAGGATGTCTTCCCCACCTGATTTGTAGGGGGGGCCCTGGTTGCAAATTCTGGGCTGAGTGGACGGGGAGGTtgggaaagagaaggaagctgctgcagatggtgcagcTCAGCTCCAAGCTCCTAGATCAGCGTGGCTCATCAGCAGTGAGCATGGACAGGTAATGACCCCTTATCCCTCTActggcactgctgtgtgtgtttgaggCTGGAGGCCTAGCTCTTCTTAGAGCAGTTATGATAAATAGTCATAGCAAGCTTACTTGCATCATGGAAGCTGAACAGCAACCAGCTTCAGCCAGGAACCTGAGGCATTTTAACAAGTAATTTGCACAGGTACCTGCAAGAAACTTCCTTCGGCTCTTTCAAAAAGGGCCATGCAATCATGCAATAGTGACGTCAGTGCTATGTTGCATCCAAAGAAGAGAAGCTCTAGAAGCAGAGAACTTCCTCCAGCCCTAAGCTAGGGCTTTGGGTTAGCAGGAACTGTGTGTGAAGTGTGCCACATACTGTGTTTCTTCTAGGAGTTATTCAGAGTTCCCCAATCTAAGTATTGACCCAGCCTAACGTGACAGATCTGATAAGATCACAGCATAAAGTCTCATGGCTGGGGCCCTTATGAATAGTTCAGGTTGGGGAGAAGATAGAAGCTTTAGCTGCTCCTGTAATTTTCCTATGAGGAGATATTTTACTCCCCAGAAAGAAAGGGATCTTTTTATGGTTTCTGCAAAAATCCTAGCAATTtgagccctcccccccacccaaaaaaacccaacccactaattttgcaggatgtttaaccaaCATCTGTGGTTGTCCCATGTAATTATGCAACACAGACTTGGATACGTGTGAATGCATAAGAAACACCCTTTATTTAAATATCACACACAGAGTACAATTTTTCTTAAGTGTTTTCTAGGAAATTCAGTAGTATTTAAAAGGACTCCTTAATAGATGCACATTAATTTTCAGGAAGCTTAAAATCATGTTTATTAAGGGGTAAATCCAAGGGCTGGTCCTAATAGCCACACTGGTTCTGCTGCCAAAGGAACCTCTGCATGCTGTCAAATTCAGCCCTCTCCTCTGCAGGTGCAAGTGTACGCCTGTTCAAGTCAATAGGACTCCGCCAGCATGATGGGGTGCAGTCAGCtttaggatcagagtctaaattAGTAACAATAGTGTAATCAAAATCCACCAGAAACTAGCTGGCAGTAGACTGTAAATAGCCTTTTGCTAGAAGAGCTGGGATTTCATTGGTAAAAATGGGAAATTAATTCTTCAAAAATCACAAAACTGGACAAGTAAAATTTCCTAACTACTTTCCTTAGATATTTAGAGaatgtaatattaaaataacTTATTCTGACTTGCCAGTAAGTAAATTTAAGTGCATTTTAGAGGTGTCCTCCAACCAAAACCTTGGATCTGAATACTGGATCTTCATACAAACTTCTCCCCCGCAAACTTTGTGGTCTGGGATCCATTTCTAGTACACTTACACTCGCATAGCCAGTAATAGCTAAGAAGGGTATCTTTTGTATTAGGTTAGTTTGGCATTTCTATGAAGAGCTATTGGTGACAGCAACATCTCATTGTGACATGTAATTTTCTAGGTTATGCTTCCGCAGCAGCGGGGCAGCAGAATAATAATCTCTTGTGGTAACCTGGTAGGCTAGCCTTTTGGAGAACCTCAGAGCACATGATGTTAAAATAAGTACAACTACTGCAAAAGTGATCAAAGCGAGATCTCGCCAAAAGAAATTGAGGCATTTAATTGGGAGGGATTTCCTGCAGCTGTCCAGCTCATTCCCACTCAACTGGCTCAAAGGCTTCCTCTCACTGGAAGCTGGGGTTGCACAGATGACGTTAGCAATAAAAGATTCGGAGAAGTCCTCCAGCCAGAGTTTGAGATACAGAATGTCACAGTCACAATTCCAGGGATTGTCAGACACATTCACTTCCTCTAGGTTCTGTAAGTTGTCAAATGCACCAGTACGAACTGTGGTCATGCTGTTATTCTGTAGATAAAGTTTCCTGGTGTTGACAGGCAGGGCAGGCACTTCCTTTAGTCCCTTTGAGCTGCAGTCTACTAGCCAACCCTTCATTTCTTCAAGTGGCTTACAGGTGCAGGACAGAGGGCAGATTTCCGCATGGACTAAACAGAACAGCATTAATGTAACAAATCCTGCAGCAGCGGGGATCTTCATGGTGATTATGTTTTCACTAAATAAAGGACAAAAACATATATCTAAAAACAACTGATGAATTGTCATGGTTCTAAATGTAAAGCTAGAATATAAAATTGTCCCCACTTCATCCTGCTTTAGGATCAGCAGGAAATCTTGAGTttcctggaagatttttttcatgCCCTACAGTTCCCATAATGCCAGTCTGTCTTAACCTGGTTAATACTAATACATTTATGAAAGAGTGTGGTGAGTCATTGCCACTCTCACTTCATGCTTTATTATACAAAATATTACTGCAAAAAGCTCCTGAATAGAGATGGCCCAAATAGGTGGTGGCTAGATCGAGGTTAGTTTTAGGTTAGGGTTTTTGATTTAGGTTCAAGACTAGGGTTTGAATTTGGTGTTGAAATCATGTGAGATTACAAATGCTGATTTTTGCCATCTTGAATGGTATAAGTTGATTTTAAGAAGTTATCTCCAGAGATTTTCAGCTACATTCGTTTGGAAAATGGATCCTTTCTGTTATGGATCTGACTAGAATTGGTACATTAGGGCTGAGTTCTGATGTGAGCATTTGCAGGATGTGGATTACAAGTTCTTTTTTTTTGGCCCATCACCGCTCTTTTACTTAGTGCCTGAATTCATGCATCCATCTGTAAGAGCTTATTGTTTTAAGAtgtaaaatgaatacaaaactaCAAATTGTGCTTATCTGTGCTCTGACATGGCTCAGAGCTCACTTTTGGGGGGATACCACCATCATGTCTTAGGTTGGCAGGTAGTTTTCCCTTTGCTGTGGCAGCCCCTGTTGTTTGGAGCTGGCGCCCGCCTAACATCCATCTTGGTCCCATCCATCCTCTCTTtacacatctgcaaatatttcctccccctcccccagtttttttatttttttttttaaagtatggccAATCAAGGGAattccagatccaaactcctCTGCACTGTTGGggaaatccagatccaaactttgtgtGTTGGAACCATCTCTAATTATGACCATAATTCACCCCATAACtagaactttttttcccccttactttTATATGGAAATCCACTGattaaatgtgaaattttaagaaaataattttggttGTATAGTGCCCTGAATACTTATCTGGGGAGTGGGATATGCTGTTAAAAGGTGTCAGTTTTCTTCTTATTGTACACTCAGACCTTCCCTGTCACCtttctccacccccactccaccccagaaaaGAAGATGAAATCTACTGTATTAGACTATAGAACTTACTTTGCAAGTGAACGTTGGAAGCCCAAcacaaaagcaatttaaaactaAAGCAGGCAAAGCACTGGAGTTGGCCGACAAATAGAAATTATCTAATGGATTTATTCTATCTATCTTTAACCTCATGTTAGAGTGccttttacataaaaataatatagaatGGAAATTATACATATGTAAGTATAGAACCTGGACAGAATATTCTTTGATATCTTAAAGCGTGACCAGTCTTAATAACCCCAGTAGGAAAATGTCTCATCTGAGAGGGTAAAAATTGAATTGATATTGCTTTCTTTCAGTAAACTCATTAAAGGCTGAGGTTGGATTGGTTTTGCTTTTAATAACTTTTTGCTTCAAAATCTAGAGAAGGTATCAGTTTCCTTTAAAGTAGCTTGCAATACAAATGATTAATTCAAAGATACTGAAGGCATGAATTCTGGTCAAGTCTTGAATTTTTGAACAAGAAATTATTTAGGTATCTACACGTGCCCAGATGTAGATACAGCACaacacttttattttcttttttctaaaatagCTACAACAATCCAAAAGCCCTGCATAATGAAAAGTGACCAGCGTGGGATGACAGACCTGCTTAAAATTCATCTTATCCGTTCTGAAATATGATGATCTAAATGCTGGTCCTGTTTTCTTAATGAAATCCTAGATTGatcagagagagcgagagagagatcTAAATGC
This genomic window from Chelonoidis abingdonii isolate Lonesome George chromosome 17, CheloAbing_2.0, whole genome shotgun sequence contains:
- the GP9 gene encoding platelet glycoprotein IX isoform X2, which codes for MKIPAAAGFVTLMLFCLVHAEICPLSCTCKPLEEMKGWLVDCSSKGLKEVPALPVNTRKLYLQNNSMTTVRTGAFDNLQNLEEVNVSDNPWNCDCDILYLKLWLEDFSESFIANVICATPASSERKPLSQLSGNELDSCRKSLPIKCLNFFWRDLALITFAVVVLILTSCALRFSKRLAYQVTTRDYYSAAPLLRKHNLENYMSQ
- the GP9 gene encoding platelet glycoprotein IX isoform X1, with the protein product MERIKHSHTQSENIITMKIPAAAGFVTLMLFCLVHAEICPLSCTCKPLEEMKGWLVDCSSKGLKEVPALPVNTRKLYLQNNSMTTVRTGAFDNLQNLEEVNVSDNPWNCDCDILYLKLWLEDFSESFIANVICATPASSERKPLSQLSGNELDSCRKSLPIKCLNFFWRDLALITFAVVVLILTSCALRFSKRLAYQVTTRDYYSAAPLLRKHNLENYMSQ